In the genome of Pediococcus claussenii ATCC BAA-344, one region contains:
- a CDS encoding TerC family protein: MNFLQQLYGPFFDVHNWQEVFTSQSDWLIILSLVLLECILSVDNAVVLATQTQILKTKKDREKSLFYGLWGAYVFRFLVIGLGTYLIHLWEIKVIGALYLAYLVFRFFDHHKKGRQTHKLVKEQGKISLFWRVVIQIEMMDLIFSVDSVLASLAISSNPVIVLLGGLIGILCMRGIAEVIMGLMHRIPELETMAYVLIGIIALKLFLSIPMIDFEIPSGVFALIVLLAFVITIGIHYLRSREKSK, from the coding sequence ATGAATTTTTTACAACAATTATATGGACCTTTCTTTGATGTTCATAATTGGCAAGAAGTTTTTACATCACAATCAGACTGGTTAATAATTTTATCATTAGTTTTATTGGAGTGTATTTTGTCAGTTGATAATGCAGTAGTTTTGGCAACGCAAACTCAAATTTTAAAAACCAAGAAAGATCGCGAGAAATCACTTTTCTACGGATTATGGGGCGCTTACGTTTTTAGATTTTTGGTGATCGGATTGGGGACCTACCTAATTCACCTTTGGGAAATTAAAGTTATTGGAGCTTTATATCTTGCTTACTTAGTTTTCAGATTCTTTGATCATCATAAAAAGGGACGACAAACACATAAGCTAGTCAAGGAACAAGGCAAAATTTCGTTATTTTGGAGAGTTGTAATTCAAATTGAAATGATGGATTTGATTTTTTCTGTTGATTCTGTGTTGGCATCCTTAGCAATTTCTAGTAATCCAGTTATTGTTCTGTTAGGTGGTTTAATCGGAATTTTATGTATGCGAGGAATTGCAGAAGTTATCATGGGGTTAATGCATCGGATACCGGAATTAGAAACAATGGCATATGTCTTAATTGGAATTATTGCGTTAAAGTTGTTTTTATCAATCCCAATGATTGATTTTGAAATTCCATCGGGAGTTTTTGCATTAATCGTATTATTGGCGTTTGTTATTACAATTGGGATTCATTACCTTCGTTCACGGGAAAAAAGCAAATAA
- a CDS encoding magnesium transporter CorA family protein translates to MLKTSQLTSDFAWIQVSNPTTVEMKTLLNKYGATVETLGYAVDRNERARTEIDEDNNIYLIIFDTLSSDFSKSGETEPISFMFVKNALISFTHESTNYVNKLLSRNIDTINKDNISVEMINAVLETLYSLTTRYLDAVMQINFERQNIQNKFKSKLNHAGIQTMLQLETSIIYLLTASKSNSTLLVGMSRTQQLQLTKPQQERLQDIIVESQQGQEMAQLASDIIEKVSNSYSNVLDNNLNQTMKFLTIFSIVLAVPNIVFGFYGQNVTLPFAASGASWILTIGISLALILIVTIVANWSDFFKK, encoded by the coding sequence ATGTTAAAAACATCACAACTCACATCAGATTTTGCCTGGATTCAAGTATCTAACCCCACAACAGTGGAAATGAAAACACTTTTAAATAAATATGGTGCAACTGTAGAAACCTTAGGTTACGCAGTTGACCGCAATGAAAGAGCTCGGACAGAAATCGATGAAGATAATAACATCTATCTTATTATTTTTGATACCCTCAGTTCTGATTTTTCTAAAAGTGGAGAAACGGAACCAATTTCATTCATGTTTGTTAAAAATGCTCTTATTAGTTTTACACATGAAAGTACTAATTACGTTAATAAATTATTAAGCCGTAACATTGATACAATCAATAAAGATAATATTTCTGTTGAAATGATTAATGCTGTTTTAGAAACCCTTTACTCATTGACCACTCGCTATTTAGATGCTGTCATGCAAATTAATTTTGAACGTCAAAACATCCAGAATAAATTTAAAAGCAAACTCAATCACGCTGGAATTCAAACCATGTTACAGCTGGAAACAAGTATCATTTACCTGTTAACGGCCTCCAAATCTAACAGTACTCTACTTGTGGGCATGAGTCGTACTCAGCAACTTCAATTAACTAAGCCTCAGCAGGAGCGTCTACAAGATATTATCGTTGAATCACAACAAGGACAAGAAATGGCTCAACTGGCCTCTGATATTATTGAAAAAGTCTCAAATTCTTACTCAAATGTTCTTGATAATAACCTAAACCAAACCATGAAATTCTTAACCATTTTTTCGATTGTCTTAGCTGTCCCGAACATTGTTTTCGGTTTCTATGGACAAAATGTCACTCTTCCATTTGCAGCTTCTGGCGCTAGTTGGATTCTAA